In Nicotiana tabacum cultivar K326 chromosome 19, ASM71507v2, whole genome shotgun sequence, one DNA window encodes the following:
- the LOC107770533 gene encoding uncharacterized protein LOC107770533 — MDIEVDHYAVLDLPSGEEGAKLSEKDISKAYKKKALELHPDKRPDDPNAHLNFQKLKTSYEVLKDEKARKLFDDLLRVKREKIQRQSQQDSKRRKMMSDLDARERAAFAPDASVSARQEEERIARKLKEEIARIRAMHLNKMPTATDPSQKETHARAKASTEGKGSNVDKEKVLKVSWEKIGEDYTAQRLRELFSEFGEVEDVVIKSSKKKGSALVVMSSKDAAKAVCGNVLGDLSNPLLIVPLQPTVQPTMPSSFFNAEKDREPEGPSLSNLVGAGYQKFEDSVLEKMRKAAQRKK; from the exons ATGGATATCGAAGTTGATCATTATGCTGTTTTGGATTTACCCTCTGGAGAGGAAGGAGCCAAACTTTCTGAGAAAGACATATCTAAAGCCTATAAGAAGAAGGCATTAGAGTTGCATCCAGACAAGAGGCCTGATGACCCAAATGCTCACTTGAACTTTCAAAAGCTGAAGACTTCATACGAGGTTCTGAAGGATGAGAAAGCTAGGAAGTTATTTGATGATCTACTTCGTGTGAAACGTGAGAAGATCCAACGCCAATCACAACAAGATTCAAAGCGTAGAAAGATGATGTCAGATCTCGATGCAAGAGAACGTGCTGCTTTTGCACCTGATGCCAGTGTTTCAGCTCGACAAGAGGAGGAGCGAATTGCTAGAAAGCTTAAAGAGGAAATTGCTCGAATTCGTGCTATGCATTTAAACAAGATGCCTACTGCTACAGATCCTTCACAGAAAGAGACACATGCAAGGGCTAAGGCGAGTACAGAAGGAAAGGGGAGTAATGTAGACAAGGAAAAGGTGCTTAAGGTATCTTGGGAGAAGATTGGTGAAGATTATACTGCCCAAAGACTGAGAGAGTTATTTAGTGAGTTTGGTGAGGTTGAAGATGTAGTAATCAAGAGTTCTAAGAAGAAAGGCTCCGCTCTTGTTGTCATGTCTTCTAAGGACGCAGCT AAAGCTGTTTGTGGAAATGTCTTGGGGGATCTATCAAATCCTCTCTTAATTGTGCCTCTTCAGCCAACAGTTCAACCCACAATGCCATCTTCATTTTTTAACGCTGAGAAAGATAGAGAACCTGAGGGCCCAAGTTTGAGTAATCTTGTAGGTGCTGGATACCAGAAATTTGAAGACTCAGTATTAGAAAAAATGAGAAAG
- the LOC107770537 gene encoding uncharacterized protein LOC107770537 yields MHQKKSEVQIGKESSCISSDFNPTPPLLSPSSSTPPPQALIFSSSSSSSPSVPPPLQILIDNGNDPIVPSPTSTTTKTTPHKRPLLGVSTNHHHHNPSSSSSSSILKSPTLSDSLHKYPFSSAPKGQYPSRILNHFHVYQRLRHLRRVLRLHLRLILLLSLPFFYFLVSHPTNSFFLDFLSAFAFSAALLFSLNLALPRLPSIRLFLARSLPIKFTSTNQVSRQHLPVFWSIGSRPKIDKRVNSGCWVQAYSNGDVYEGEFHKGKCSGSGVYYYYMSGRYEGDWVDGKYDGYGVETWARGSRYRGQYRQGLRHGFGVYRFYTGDVYAGEWSNGQSHGCGIHTCEDGSRYVGEFKWGVKHGLGHYHFRNGDTYAGEYFADKMHGFGVYCFANGHRYEGAWHEGKRQGLGMYTFRNGETQSGHWQNGVLDIPSTQNASYPVSPVAVYHSKVLNAVQEARRAAERAYDVAKVDERVNRAVAAANRAANAARVAAVKAMQKQMHRRSNSDDLPIPMA; encoded by the exons ATGCATCAGAAGAAATCTGAAGTTCAGATCGGAAAAGAAAGCAGTTGCATCTCTTCCGATTTCAATCCCACACCACCCcttctttctccttcttctt CTACTCCTCCCCCTCAAGCTttgatattttcttcttcttcttcctcctctccTTCCGTGCCTCCTCCCCTTCAAATCTTGATTGATAATGGAAATGACCCAATTGTCCCTAGCCCCACCTCCACCACCACCAAGACCACCCCTCACAAGAGACCCCTTTTGGGTGTTTCCACAAACCACCACCACCACaacccttcttcttcctcaagctcttCTATTCTAAAGTCTCCAACTTTATCTGATTCTCTTCACAAATACCCTTTTTCTTCTGCTCCTAAGGGTCAATACCCATCAAGAATTCTGAACCATTTCCATGTTTACCAACGGCTCCGCCACCTCCGCCGTGTACTCCGCCTCCATCTCCGGCTAATACTCCTCCTCTCCCTTCCTTTCTTCTATTTCTTGGTTTCTCATCCAACTAACtctttctttttggattttctatctGCTTTTGCTTTCTCTGCTGCTTTACTGTTTTCACTCAATTTAGCACTGCCTAGGCTTCCTTCAATCAGGTTGTTCTTGGCTAGGTCCTTGCCAATTAAGTTTACTTCAACTAACCAAGTATCTAGGCAGCATTTACCAGTGTTTTGGTCAATTGGATCGCGGCCTAAGATCGATAAAAGGGTAAATTCAGGTTGTTGGGTGCAGGCTTACAGTAATGGAGATGTGTATGAGGGTGAGTTCCATAAGGGGAAATGTAGTGGAAGTGGAGTTTATTACTATTACATGAGTGGGAGGTATGAAGGTGATTGGGTTGATGGGAAGTATGACGGCTATGGAGTGGAGACGTGGGCGAGGGGAAGTCGATATAGGGGTCAGTATAGGCAGGGCCTTAGGCATGGTTTTGGGGTATATAGGTTTTACACAGGCGACGTGTATGCTGGGGAGTGGTCCAACGGTCAAAGTCATGGGTGTGGAATTCATACATGTGAGGATGGTAGCCGGTATGTAGGTGAATTCAAGTGGGGAGTCAAGCATGGCCTTGGCCACTACCACTTCAG GAATGGAGACACTTATGCAGGAGAATATTTTGCTGATAAGATGCATGGTTTTGGAGTATATTGTTTTGCAAATGGGCACCGCTATGAAGGAGCTTGGCATGAGGGAAAGAGACAAGGGCTTGGGATGTATACTTTTAGAAATGGAGAAACCCAATCTGGTCATTGGCAAAATGGGGTTCTCGACATTCCAAGCACGCAGAATGCCTCCTATCCTGTATCTCCTGTTGCTGTTTACCACTCCAAAGTGCTAAATGCTGTGCAG GAGGCTCGTCGAGCAGCAGAGAGGGCCTATGATGTGGCCAAGGTTGATGAAAGAGTGAACAGAGCAGTTGCAGCTGCCAACAGGGCAGCCAATGCAGCTAGAGTGGCAGCAGTAAAAGCCATGCAAAAGCAAATGCATCGTAGGAGTAACAGTGATGACCTTCCGATCCCCATGGCATAA